The bacterium region TGACTTTACCTAAATACGTTTTCCCTAGATCCCACTTCTTTACGAAGTCTATCGGCTTACTCTCAAGTCTATCCTTTTCTTTTTCCTGTATCATATAATCTGCATAACCTATTACATCCGCAGGCTTATATCCACTTCTATGAAACATGCAGAAACCTTCAGGTAGCGCTAGTAGCTGATCATCAGTTATTACTGTCTTTTCTGCCTGTCTGATATACCCTTGCATTGAGCGCCTGCCGTCCAATCTGGTTTTTTCCTGGTCAAATCCCTGATCATCAAACTGCAACATATCACGCCTTGTTACAACTTCCTTTCCTGTGCTTTCCGCAATATCCGCCGCTTCTTTCGCGTCTTCCCTCCTGAATATAATTTTGGTTAAGGTATTATCCCTGATAGTGTACCCAAACCCCTTTTCAACCTTTTCTAATTGTGCTGCCGATTGATTAGATAATATCATGCTGTAATTGGCTGATCGGACCCTTTCTACCAATCCTGTCAGAGAAGGACAGGCTCCATTATGGAATTCGTCCATAATAATATAGAAGACAGGATCTGTCGGCTTTCTTAAAATTGATAGATGTTCTAGTTCCATATAGACTAATCTTCCTAATGCTGAGGAGTTTTCCCTGCTTTCTCCCCCAGGAAGATTAAAATATACAACATCCTGAGCTTTCATTATTTCGAAAAGATCTATTTCTGGATGAGTGGTTGATATTGATTTAATATATTTCATCGGCTGCAATGCCGCCTCTAACCCGCGCACCTCTTTCTTGCTCTTTAACACCTCTGCTACATTTATATATTTTTCAAACCGCTTCGGCATTCTAACAATGTTATAAATATCCGTTAACGTATATTTAATTCTTTTGCTATCTAACAATTCGCAAATTTCAGCGAAATTAGCTCGCTGAAAGTCTGAGTAGTATCTTGCATTTCCATCATGAGCAATTTGTAGCGCAGCTAAAACTCTTTGTCCTTTGTTGCTCGGATCTCCATTTTGAAGAGGATTCCACGTACAGGACTTTTCTAACTTGTTGCTTGAAAAATAATAGAATTTCTTACCAACAACCTTACACATCTCCGCTATAAATTGTATTGCCTGCCTATCCCCCTTGAAATCTATAAAACAAAGCCCATTTCCATAATTTAATATCTGATGCGCAAGCGGCATTATAATCCTTGAGGTCTTCCCCGCTCCTGTGCTTCCTAGAATATGGACATGTTTTGTCATGTCTTTCTCTGTGATTGTTATAGGCTTCTTATTTTTATCAACTCCTAAAAGAAACGGTTTTTCTATTTTCTTTTTTAAAATAAAGGGTTTTCTTATACTCTCCACCAATTGCTTTGCATCATAACTCACACGTCTGAAGTCCAGTTTTGTTATGTCTTGTTCCTCTCTTTTTTCCTGGTATTCATCTATCTTAAAAA contains the following coding sequences:
- a CDS encoding type IV secretion system DNA-binding domain-containing protein, whose amino-acid sequence is MSKSCNLIVLIALIVFFSCSTVFAELVEQKSGLIEQKSIGERSTSKRNNNRSTEGPAAAINELNANMERKIELGENWLMEKVGNFSYKYANWLLVIFIAYVVIVIGWLYQLLSFKCSRPYLFIRAFAPFLVFYGVMQVASKKYKGCLAASPIETLELLSSNFLYWLKNFVAPFGKTSFTLARWMPLMMVIAIIIFFCGFTFWNEEKTKYWVKEKLIPKTGGLLGFLGLFALLDAIFRGIAVAGIGRYPRQFFRFNIMPHSAWIKTDLLFVIAAALYGTSVFIYRHKWPRLVRLAEDFFKIDEYQEKREEQDITKLDFRRVSYDAKQLVESIRKPFILKKKIEKPFLLGVDKNKKPITITEKDMTKHVHILGSTGAGKTSRIIMPLAHQILNYGNGLCFIDFKGDRQAIQFIAEMCKVVGKKFYYFSSNKLEKSCTWNPLQNGDPSNKGQRVLAALQIAHDGNARYYSDFQRANFAEICELLDSKRIKYTLTDIYNIVRMPKRFEKYINVAEVLKSKKEVRGLEAALQPMKYIKSISTTHPEIDLFEIMKAQDVVYFNLPGGESRENSSALGRLVYMELEHLSILRKPTDPVFYIIMDEFHNGACPSLTGLVERVRSANYSMILSNQSAAQLEKVEKGFGYTIRDNTLTKIIFRREDAKEAADIAESTGKEVVTRRDMLQFDDQGFDQEKTRLDGRRSMQGYIRQAEKTVITDDQLLALPEGFCMFHRSGYKPADVIGYADYMIQEKEKDRLESKPIDFVKKWDLGKTYLGKVMESVEKAEVGKTKEWEQRKKDAEEKRDTKKENLKTEDKETPKKESSNATANKATNSDSLKILISLYEQNNEKVSEDMLNNMSENDINMEMKRLKAELGI